In one window of Coralliovum pocilloporae DNA:
- a CDS encoding trans-sulfuration enzyme family protein — protein sequence MTDRPLRPETITAQLDHYLDEATGGVVPPLQPSTTFARDEAYALHNPDNTYSRYGAPVHRLAEDILTRLEGGTDALLFSSGMAAIAALGRTVRTGGTILLQEGIYHGTTVWMRNFCERRAVRLVTVDALDGDALSAAIRSEKPDLVLLETPSNPWIGLVDIKRAADEAHAVGAELAIDSTAATPILSRPLSFGADYVLHSATKSLNGHSDVLAGALIAARETERWAAIRADRNLAGAMLGPFEAWLLLRGMRTMALRIERASANALAVARFLDGHDRVALVRYPGLQSHPHHSLARTQMPGGFGCLMSFDITGDGADALAVAGRLKTIIRATSLGGVESVIEHRHTIEKDLGTGVPETMLRLSVGIEHSDDLIADLEQALIPTE from the coding sequence ATGACTGACCGTCCTCTCAGGCCGGAAACCATCACAGCGCAGCTGGATCATTATCTGGACGAGGCCACCGGCGGTGTTGTGCCGCCGCTGCAACCCTCAACCACCTTTGCCCGGGATGAGGCGTATGCCCTGCATAACCCGGACAATACTTATTCCCGCTATGGTGCGCCGGTTCACAGACTTGCAGAGGATATTCTGACCCGGCTGGAAGGCGGCACAGACGCCCTGCTCTTCTCATCCGGCATGGCTGCGATTGCAGCCCTTGGACGCACTGTCAGGACAGGCGGAACCATTCTGCTTCAAGAGGGCATCTATCATGGCACGACAGTGTGGATGCGGAATTTCTGTGAGCGGCGCGCAGTCCGGCTGGTTACAGTGGATGCCCTTGATGGAGATGCCCTCAGCGCCGCAATCCGCTCCGAAAAACCGGACCTCGTTCTGCTGGAAACGCCGTCTAATCCATGGATAGGCCTTGTTGATATCAAGCGGGCTGCAGATGAGGCGCATGCCGTCGGCGCTGAGCTGGCGATTGATTCAACAGCGGCCACTCCCATTCTCAGCAGGCCTCTCTCCTTTGGCGCGGACTACGTTCTGCATTCCGCCACCAAGAGCCTGAACGGGCATTCCGACGTGCTGGCTGGCGCTCTGATTGCTGCGCGGGAAACAGAACGCTGGGCCGCTATACGCGCAGACCGCAATCTGGCTGGTGCGATGCTTGGCCCGTTTGAGGCCTGGCTTCTGCTGCGCGGTATGCGCACCATGGCCCTGAGGATAGAACGTGCCAGCGCCAATGCGCTTGCCGTTGCACGGTTTCTGGATGGTCATGACAGGGTTGCGCTGGTGCGCTATCCCGGCCTGCAGAGCCATCCGCACCATAGCCTGGCCCGCACGCAGATGCCGGGCGGTTTCGGCTGTCTGATGTCATTTGATATCACCGGTGATGGAGCTGACGCCCTGGCCGTGGCGGGGCGTCTGAAGACGATCATCCGTGCCACATCCCTTGGCGGCGTTGAAAGCGTCATTGAGCATCGTCATACGATTGAGAAAGACCTCGGCACCGGCGTCCCGGAAACCATGCTCCGCCTGTCGGTAGGCATTGAGCATTCCGACGACCTTATCGCGGACCTCGAGCAGGCGCTTATACCAACGGAATGA
- a CDS encoding ABC transporter permease, which produces MTDITSRPPPPAVSTGLTRSKICGIAILAVWALIGAMLIKVLIDGYDVEIYQKYAPRVLTGVLTTLELIIFSISIGFALAIPVTLGRLSENRLIGSLCFAYVYFFRGTPLLAQIFLIYYGAGIFRPELQSVGLWWFFRDAYYCAIFTFSLNTAAYQAEIFRGAIQSVPKGLVEAGKALGLHRVVIFWKIIVPNAAIIALRPFGNEIVLMIKGSALASIITVYDLMGNTRLAYARTFDFQVYLWAALLYLAMVETLRRLWDRLELYLTRHLRRSAD; this is translated from the coding sequence ATGACAGATATCACCTCGCGCCCGCCGCCGCCGGCCGTTTCAACCGGCCTTACACGTTCGAAGATCTGCGGCATTGCCATTCTTGCTGTCTGGGCCCTGATCGGGGCAATGCTGATCAAGGTCCTGATTGATGGCTATGACGTCGAGATCTATCAGAAATATGCCCCGCGGGTTCTGACCGGTGTTCTGACTACGCTTGAGCTGATTATCTTCTCGATCTCCATTGGCTTTGCGCTGGCCATTCCCGTGACACTGGGTCGGTTGTCTGAGAACAGGCTGATCGGCTCGCTCTGTTTTGCCTATGTGTATTTTTTCCGCGGCACACCTTTGCTGGCCCAGATCTTCCTTATCTACTATGGGGCAGGAATCTTCCGCCCTGAACTGCAAAGTGTTGGATTGTGGTGGTTTTTCCGCGATGCTTATTATTGCGCAATCTTCACCTTCTCCCTGAATACGGCAGCCTATCAGGCCGAGATTTTCCGCGGCGCTATCCAATCCGTCCCGAAAGGCCTGGTGGAAGCAGGCAAGGCACTCGGCCTGCATCGCGTTGTGATCTTCTGGAAGATCATAGTTCCGAATGCAGCCATCATCGCTCTGCGTCCGTTTGGCAACGAGATTGTCCTGATGATCAAAGGCTCGGCCCTGGCTAGTATCATCACGGTCTATGACCTGATGGGGAATACACGTCTGGCCTATGCCCGGACCTTCGACTTCCAAGTCTATCTCTGGGCTGCCCTGCTCTATCTGGCCATGGTGGAAACCCTTCGCCGTCTCTGGGACAGACTTGAGCTCTATCTGACACGCCATCTGAGACGGTCTGCGGACTGA